In one Vibrio sp. CB1-14 genomic region, the following are encoded:
- a CDS encoding cellulose-binding domain-containing protein, producing MFRMNKVALSIACLVFSSHVFAAEPYDATQSYSGGSQVTVDGTTYEAKWWVGAGQSPTDIYANEWDSPWKVVSGANPSPEPSPEPTPDPSPEPTPEPTPDPGTTPSSGACADFNVYPDWTQSNHATAGDIMVNENVAYKANWWTSSIPGSDSSWATHLDCGGASSEPSAKLALPNPLDPVRLEVAGWPSHLVVASPATLDAPASQYFATNSSQDLADVTKLTNIFVALIQTAEAAGSSSIVLTSDVLDIATADKGQALGTVAVKQALTAAVASTASAIEASAINALTDDVNGWAQAHNLIISTLAPQATFGWTLTIGDFAFNPHSGKRAVWNAASSSSADLLSSFALYDAGSTTRADFIAFTKSANTAALSDEQWYYALEYVKQISDHIRTPALLTSMPTSQTVSYFMGDLSKQGQLRKAAHSNVFAILFDSETVELTNKIEQYQTAKLPLYYVGESITNGPLTRIAALNGELASAENAMNNQAFLYEVSQGNWAPSTVYKWADFLAGLNSMHNVGVAGNTFWLLDETVDDATNAKYAKVAIAAFLSQSMQETIRYNACDENNWSEVRYGAAVNYPMTASCGQLGQKYADYGMDPVTGIDHPYSCPRDPKMEVSALTNAKWYGAPAPIFAAPDSVLAEKGLLVNGNVGRWTNDGHCMEVPSTVDSSQQVWERADCKVYEGQKAGKFIWDGSDTTGTVEGCGWWGRGVIQTTGRQNFGTLNHFMGRSHVDPDTVGTTVNGVVVEAPPANPLYADLDFCSNPGLICSSEENREIKWIAGLFYWVSSVQTYNDEGGPYAAWNYHTELKKYVDGGMQGTEFIDAVSGIVNRGCPDSTCPVSGKVHAVKERQDNFKLVLQTLGLNPQ from the coding sequence ATGTTTAGGATGAACAAGGTCGCGCTCTCTATAGCGTGCCTAGTGTTTAGCAGCCATGTGTTTGCTGCGGAACCTTATGATGCCACTCAGTCGTACTCTGGTGGTAGTCAAGTAACGGTGGATGGTACCACCTACGAAGCTAAATGGTGGGTTGGGGCAGGTCAAAGCCCGACGGACATTTATGCAAATGAATGGGATTCTCCATGGAAAGTAGTCAGTGGTGCTAATCCGTCACCGGAGCCTTCACCAGAACCAACCCCTGATCCTTCTCCAGAACCAACGCCTGAACCGACACCGGATCCAGGCACGACTCCATCGAGCGGTGCTTGTGCCGACTTTAATGTTTATCCAGATTGGACGCAAAGCAACCACGCTACGGCTGGCGACATCATGGTTAACGAGAATGTAGCGTATAAGGCTAACTGGTGGACGTCTTCCATTCCAGGCAGCGATAGCAGCTGGGCAACGCATCTGGATTGTGGTGGAGCTTCTTCTGAGCCCAGCGCGAAGCTTGCTCTGCCAAACCCTCTTGATCCGGTAAGGTTAGAAGTCGCGGGATGGCCAAGTCATTTGGTGGTGGCAAGTCCTGCCACACTTGATGCGCCTGCTAGCCAATACTTTGCAACGAATAGTAGCCAAGATCTGGCTGACGTTACTAAGTTGACCAATATCTTTGTCGCACTCATTCAAACCGCTGAAGCGGCGGGTAGCAGTTCGATTGTACTCACATCTGATGTCCTTGATATAGCGACTGCCGATAAAGGGCAAGCGCTTGGTACAGTGGCGGTCAAACAAGCGTTAACGGCCGCAGTGGCTTCAACCGCAAGTGCGATTGAAGCGAGTGCCATTAATGCACTGACTGATGATGTTAATGGCTGGGCGCAGGCTCATAACCTTATTATTTCCACTTTAGCGCCTCAGGCGACCTTTGGCTGGACATTAACTATTGGTGACTTTGCTTTCAATCCTCATTCCGGTAAGCGAGCTGTTTGGAATGCTGCCTCTTCATCTTCTGCAGATCTGCTCTCAAGTTTTGCACTTTATGACGCAGGTTCGACAACCAGAGCAGATTTCATCGCCTTTACTAAATCGGCGAATACGGCGGCATTATCTGATGAGCAGTGGTACTACGCCCTAGAATATGTGAAGCAAATCTCCGATCACATTCGTACCCCTGCACTGTTAACCTCGATGCCAACGTCGCAAACGGTCAGCTACTTCATGGGGGATTTGTCTAAGCAAGGTCAGTTGCGTAAAGCTGCTCACAGCAATGTATTTGCGATTTTGTTTGATAGTGAAACTGTAGAGCTCACCAATAAGATTGAGCAGTACCAAACCGCTAAGTTACCACTCTACTACGTAGGAGAGAGCATCACTAACGGTCCTCTTACGCGTATCGCTGCACTTAACGGCGAGCTGGCGAGTGCGGAAAATGCAATGAATAATCAAGCATTCCTGTATGAAGTCTCGCAAGGCAACTGGGCACCGTCGACTGTGTATAAATGGGCAGATTTCTTAGCTGGCCTTAACTCTATGCACAACGTGGGTGTTGCTGGAAATACGTTCTGGCTATTGGATGAGACCGTAGACGATGCGACCAATGCTAAGTATGCAAAAGTAGCGATTGCTGCTTTCCTATCACAAAGCATGCAAGAGACCATTCGCTATAATGCCTGTGACGAGAACAACTGGTCAGAAGTAAGATACGGCGCGGCGGTTAACTACCCAATGACAGCAAGTTGTGGTCAGTTGGGGCAGAAGTACGCAGATTATGGCATGGATCCAGTGACAGGTATTGATCATCCATATTCGTGTCCGCGCGATCCGAAAATGGAAGTGAGCGCTTTGACCAATGCTAAATGGTACGGCGCACCGGCTCCGATTTTTGCAGCGCCAGACTCAGTGCTTGCAGAGAAAGGACTCCTCGTGAATGGGAATGTTGGCCGCTGGACCAACGATGGTCACTGTATGGAAGTCCCATCGACTGTCGACAGTTCACAACAAGTATGGGAGCGTGCCGACTGTAAAGTGTACGAAGGTCAAAAGGCGGGTAAGTTCATTTGGGATGGAAGTGATACGACTGGAACGGTTGAAGGCTGTGGTTGGTGGGGACGTGGTGTTATTCAAACGACTGGTCGCCAAAACTTCGGTACTCTAAACCACTTTATGGGACGTTCGCATGTTGACCCAGATACCGTAGGCACTACTGTGAATGGTGTGGTGGTGGAAGCACCTCCGGCCAACCCTCTATATGCTGATTTGGATTTCTGTTCAAATCCAGGCTTGATCTGTAGCTCTGAGGAGAATCGCGAAATCAAATGGATTGCGGGTCTGTTCTATTGGGTTTCTTCGGTTCAAACCTACAATGACGAAGGTGGTCCATACGCGGCTTGGAACTATCATACTGAGCTTAAGAAATATGTAGATGGTGGAATGCAAGGCACTGAGTTTATCGATGCGGTGTCAGGTATTGTTAATCGTGGCTGTCCAGATAGTACGTGTCCGGTGAGTGGTAAAGTTCACGCTGTTAAGGAGCGACAGGACAACTTTAAGTTAGTGTTGCAAACACTTGGACTGAATCCTCAATAA
- the maiA gene encoding maleylacetoacetate isomerase translates to MILYDYWRSSAAYRVRIALNLKGIPYQSVPVNLIKEGGQQHSADYAALNPNELVPVLVDGEVTLNQSLTIIDYLDEHYAGPQLTPSEGKQRYLVKALAQDIAIDIHPINNLRVIQQLNHRFDIDERNKVHWMQHWINTGFAALEQKLAPIRGIYCVGYEVSLVDVCLVPQVYNALRFGVDMSAYPNIDEIAGRLNELDAFQRAAPDNQNDAT, encoded by the coding sequence TTGATTCTATATGACTACTGGCGGTCATCGGCTGCTTATCGGGTACGAATAGCCCTAAACCTAAAAGGTATTCCGTATCAGTCGGTGCCTGTTAACCTCATCAAAGAAGGTGGACAGCAGCATTCCGCTGACTACGCTGCACTCAATCCCAATGAACTAGTGCCAGTTTTGGTCGATGGTGAAGTAACACTCAATCAATCGCTGACTATCATCGATTATCTCGATGAGCACTACGCTGGGCCACAATTGACACCCAGCGAGGGTAAGCAACGTTACCTTGTCAAAGCGCTAGCGCAAGACATTGCCATCGACATACATCCAATCAACAACCTCAGGGTAATACAGCAATTAAATCATCGATTTGATATCGATGAGCGGAATAAGGTGCACTGGATGCAGCATTGGATCAATACCGGCTTTGCTGCGCTTGAGCAAAAGCTGGCACCGATTCGTGGCATCTATTGTGTTGGGTATGAAGTGAGTCTTGTTGATGTCTGCTTAGTGCCTCAGGTATACAACGCACTGCGCTTTGGGGTCGATATGTCGGCCTACCCGAACATAGATGAAATAGCGGGCAGGCTTAATGAACTCGACGCCTTTCAGAGAGCAGCACCCGACAATCAAAACGACGCCACATAA
- a CDS encoding PPC domain-containing DNA-binding protein, with amino-acid sequence MSVLPFAVRLQRGTDLKLAIRDVVDQLELNAGTIASCVGCLTKATLRLAGAEETITLEGSFEIVSVMGTLTASHQHVHLSVATRTGEVLGGHLLEGCIVDTTVELIIHNYTDNVFTREYDPTTGFSELVIPQNR; translated from the coding sequence ATGTCAGTATTACCGTTTGCAGTACGACTCCAGCGTGGAACAGATCTAAAGCTGGCTATTAGAGACGTCGTCGATCAACTAGAACTGAATGCAGGTACCATTGCCTCTTGTGTCGGTTGTTTAACCAAAGCGACCCTTAGACTTGCTGGAGCGGAGGAAACTATCACTTTAGAGGGTTCTTTCGAGATTGTATCAGTGATGGGGACACTCACGGCTTCACATCAACATGTACACCTCTCAGTCGCTACTCGCACTGGTGAGGTGCTCGGTGGCCATCTTTTAGAAGGGTGTATTGTCGACACGACAGTAGAACTAATTATCCACAACTACACCGATAACGTATTTACTCGTGAGTACGACCCCACCACAGGTTTCAGTGAACTTGTGATTCCTCAAAATCGCTAA
- a CDS encoding acyl-CoA thioesterase — translation MYPFLRLAKTIFQSNKKPAISYTQQDEIEFRCHPWDIDMFMEMNNGRILTLYDLGRTALSVKCGLMRTLKQNRWGLVVAGSSVRYRKRVRMFDKITMKTQCVATDDKWFYLEQSMWVKGHPCSSVLIRAGVTSKNGVVPPEQVIDAAGEKPMTSDIPMWVQEWIDSEQHRPWPPTAYQSADDSQVQVSEQ, via the coding sequence ATGTACCCTTTTTTAAGACTGGCCAAGACCATTTTTCAATCTAATAAGAAGCCAGCCATCAGTTATACCCAACAAGATGAAATCGAATTTCGTTGTCATCCATGGGACATCGATATGTTCATGGAAATGAACAACGGTCGCATTCTTACTCTTTATGATTTGGGACGTACGGCGTTATCGGTCAAGTGTGGATTGATGCGTACTCTCAAACAAAACCGTTGGGGTTTAGTGGTCGCAGGAAGTTCGGTTCGCTATCGCAAGCGCGTGCGTATGTTCGACAAGATCACCATGAAAACCCAGTGTGTTGCCACCGACGATAAATGGTTCTATCTAGAGCAGTCTATGTGGGTGAAAGGACACCCCTGTTCTTCGGTTCTGATTCGTGCAGGGGTCACCTCTAAAAACGGCGTGGTGCCTCCAGAGCAAGTGATTGATGCCGCGGGTGAGAAGCCAATGACAAGTGATATTCCAATGTGGGTGCAAGAGTGGATAGATTCGGAGCAGCATCGTCCGTGGCCGCCAACCGCTTATCAAAGCGCGGATGATTCACAAGTTCAAGTTAGCGAACAGTAA
- a CDS encoding anaerobic C4-dicarboxylate transporter, which translates to MFYVHMLLLLAVIFVGIRYGGIAFGLLGGLGVSILSFFFGIAPGTPPIGVMLIILAVVAASATLEATGGLKLLVQYAEKLLRKHPSKVVFLGPLCTYSLTVMVGTGHSVYPLLPVIYDVSIKRGIRPERPMAIATVASQMGITASPIAAAAAVVMATAATNHLDISLGQVLMVTIPATLTGVLIAATWSLKRGKDLNDDPEFLERMKDPQFKAQLIDTSEASTGDAGIKESQTAKRGLTVFLLGILTVICVAMFGKDLGLLPDGVKTSTALQFLMLSVGAIILLTTNVDPKKIVNTNVFIAGMSAVIIIFGIAWMSDTIIAYNKPYIISLVEDVVKSHPWTFAIAMYVSSVFLKSQAAVLTIMLPLGFALGIPAEVLIGVLPACYAYYFFPFYPSDLAAITFDRSGTTKIGKYILNHSFLIPGFIGVITATAIGYAISTGVLPIWLWAIAVAGLAFAVNSYMNRMSSEALKLA; encoded by the coding sequence ATGTTTTATGTTCACATGCTACTGCTTCTGGCAGTCATTTTTGTAGGTATTCGCTACGGCGGTATCGCCTTCGGTTTGTTAGGCGGTCTCGGCGTTTCTATTCTTAGTTTCTTCTTTGGTATTGCTCCCGGAACGCCGCCCATTGGCGTTATGCTCATTATTCTTGCGGTGGTTGCGGCATCAGCAACACTTGAAGCAACAGGCGGTCTAAAACTACTCGTCCAATACGCTGAAAAGTTGCTTCGTAAGCACCCATCTAAAGTGGTCTTCCTAGGACCATTGTGTACCTATTCACTCACTGTGATGGTCGGCACGGGACACTCGGTGTATCCACTGCTTCCTGTTATTTATGACGTCAGTATTAAGCGTGGTATTCGCCCTGAGCGTCCTATGGCTATTGCGACAGTCGCATCTCAAATGGGTATCACAGCTAGCCCTATCGCTGCCGCTGCCGCTGTAGTCATGGCCACGGCAGCGACCAACCACCTAGACATCTCTTTGGGTCAAGTGTTAATGGTCACTATTCCAGCGACATTAACGGGCGTATTGATTGCTGCGACTTGGAGCTTAAAGCGTGGTAAAGATTTGAATGACGATCCAGAGTTTCTGGAGCGTATGAAAGACCCACAATTCAAAGCGCAACTTATCGACACAAGTGAAGCGAGCACAGGTGATGCTGGCATCAAAGAGAGTCAAACTGCAAAACGCGGCCTAACCGTATTCTTACTCGGTATTTTGACTGTCATTTGCGTTGCTATGTTTGGTAAAGATCTGGGCCTACTGCCTGATGGCGTGAAAACGTCGACCGCTTTGCAGTTCTTGATGCTCTCTGTCGGTGCTATCATCTTACTGACCACCAATGTTGACCCTAAAAAAATCGTCAACACCAACGTGTTCATCGCTGGTATGAGTGCGGTCATCATCATCTTTGGTATTGCTTGGATGAGTGACACCATCATTGCTTACAACAAGCCTTACATTATCAGCTTAGTTGAAGACGTAGTGAAATCGCACCCTTGGACCTTCGCGATCGCGATGTACGTTTCATCTGTGTTCCTCAAGAGCCAAGCAGCGGTGCTGACCATTATGCTCCCTCTAGGTTTTGCACTAGGCATTCCCGCAGAAGTCCTAATTGGTGTACTTCCAGCTTGTTACGCTTACTACTTCTTTCCATTCTACCCATCAGATCTGGCAGCGATTACCTTTGACCGCTCTGGTACCACTAAGATTGGTAAATATATCCTTAACCACAGCTTCCTGATCCCTGGCTTCATTGGCGTGATCACGGCGACAGCTATTGGTTATGCGATATCTACGGGTGTGCTACCTATCTGGTTGTGGGCGATTGCCGTTGCTGGACTGGCGTTTGCGGTAAACAGCTATATGAATCGTATGAGCAGTGAAGCGCTTAAATTAGCGTAG
- a CDS encoding homogentisate 1,2-dioxygenase, which translates to MRKWPTFPHREGTYSKQAHADFPDEAIYEREAGREGFFGPASHFHHQHAPTGWSEWEGELKPRAFNLNHVESDHQASPWSAPSILENRECKVRVWKLAEKMPGLARNGDGDELLFIHQGSADLYCDYGHLEVEEGDYVLIPRSTNWRLEPKAPMFILMIENTGSAYALPEKGIVGQHAVFDPAVLEPPAINERFKAQYSEEQTTVSLKRGNKINTITYPFNPLDAIGWHGDLSVLKLNWRDIRPLMSHRYHLPPSAHTTFVGNGFVVCTFVPRPIESDPGALKVPFYHNNDDYDEVLFYHAGDFFSRDNIEAGMMTFHPAGFTHGPHPKAFKAGLEAKKTFTDEVAVMIDTRNALEHSVEAEAVENREYVYSWKAGN; encoded by the coding sequence ATGCGTAAATGGCCAACGTTCCCTCATCGTGAGGGGACTTATTCGAAGCAGGCTCATGCCGACTTTCCAGACGAGGCGATTTATGAGCGTGAAGCAGGTCGAGAAGGCTTCTTTGGTCCTGCCAGTCACTTTCACCACCAGCATGCGCCAACCGGGTGGTCTGAATGGGAGGGTGAACTCAAGCCTCGTGCGTTTAACCTCAATCATGTTGAATCTGATCACCAAGCGTCACCTTGGTCTGCCCCAAGCATACTGGAGAACCGCGAATGTAAAGTGCGAGTCTGGAAGCTCGCGGAAAAAATGCCGGGTCTTGCTCGCAATGGAGATGGTGATGAACTGCTGTTTATTCACCAAGGCAGCGCTGACCTCTATTGTGACTATGGCCATCTTGAAGTTGAAGAAGGCGATTATGTGCTGATCCCTCGTTCAACCAACTGGCGGCTAGAACCCAAGGCGCCGATGTTCATCTTAATGATTGAAAACACTGGCTCAGCTTACGCGCTTCCAGAAAAAGGCATCGTAGGCCAACACGCGGTGTTTGACCCTGCTGTGCTTGAACCACCAGCGATTAATGAGCGTTTTAAAGCACAATACAGTGAGGAGCAAACCACGGTCTCACTCAAGCGTGGCAATAAGATAAACACCATTACTTATCCGTTTAACCCACTGGATGCGATTGGCTGGCACGGCGACTTATCGGTACTCAAGCTTAACTGGCGGGACATCAGACCATTGATGAGTCATCGCTATCACCTACCACCGTCAGCGCATACCACGTTCGTCGGCAATGGGTTTGTGGTCTGTACCTTTGTACCAAGACCTATTGAGAGCGATCCCGGTGCACTGAAAGTTCCGTTCTACCACAACAATGATGACTACGATGAAGTGCTGTTTTACCACGCAGGGGACTTCTTCAGTCGAGATAACATCGAAGCGGGCATGATGACGTTCCACCCCGCCGGCTTCACACACGGCCCTCACCCAAAAGCATTCAAAGCCGGGCTGGAAGCCAAGAAAACCTTTACTGACGAGGTCGCGGTAATGATAGATACGCGCAATGCGCTTGAGCACAGTGTCGAAGCCGAGGCGGTGGAAAACCGTGAATACGTCTACAGCTGGAAAGCAGGGAATTGA
- a CDS encoding LysR substrate-binding domain-containing protein, translated as MKLPPLRSVHCFESVARNLSFSEAAQELNVTQSAISHQIRVLEEYLGESLFLRRGRKLSLTETGERYLEEISPAIAAIAKASQKVREGEQGSIRLALYSTLAVKWLIPRLSDFKRRHPEIELTLNMVTEDPKLSDSVGDCFITLEAPKSQFVANFLYSETLYPVCSHRIWKAIQGAPLPDALWEYPILSTDSVFRERGKDWVKWCEVGGFELPNNLDIQHFSHILLAVEAAKYDQGITFANDYMMTEKDKQDLMVIPTHGLETGDSFYLVYKESRARQPELIKFAQWLAEQCQHD; from the coding sequence ATGAAACTTCCTCCTTTGCGATCAGTACACTGCTTTGAATCCGTTGCCAGAAACTTAAGTTTCTCTGAGGCAGCACAGGAGCTCAATGTGACTCAAAGTGCCATAAGTCATCAAATCCGTGTTCTCGAAGAGTACTTGGGTGAGAGTCTATTTCTACGGCGAGGACGAAAACTGTCTTTAACTGAGACAGGTGAGCGATACCTTGAAGAGATCAGTCCTGCCATTGCAGCCATCGCTAAAGCGAGCCAAAAGGTTCGGGAGGGAGAGCAAGGCTCGATTCGTTTAGCTCTCTATAGCACACTTGCGGTTAAGTGGTTGATCCCAAGGCTTTCAGACTTTAAACGGCGCCATCCCGAGATAGAATTAACGCTCAATATGGTCACCGAAGATCCTAAGCTGTCGGATAGCGTAGGGGATTGCTTTATTACATTAGAGGCTCCTAAAAGCCAATTTGTCGCTAATTTTTTGTACAGTGAAACGCTTTACCCTGTCTGTAGTCATCGTATTTGGAAAGCGATCCAAGGTGCACCTTTGCCTGATGCTTTATGGGAATACCCCATCCTTTCAACAGACTCAGTCTTTCGTGAAAGAGGAAAAGACTGGGTGAAATGGTGTGAAGTGGGGGGCTTTGAATTACCAAACAATCTAGACATACAGCACTTTAGTCATATTTTACTTGCGGTAGAGGCGGCGAAGTATGACCAAGGGATCACCTTCGCTAATGACTACATGATGACGGAAAAAGATAAACAAGATCTTATGGTTATCCCCACACATGGTTTGGAAACTGGAGATAGTTTCTACTTAGTGTATAAAGAAAGTCGTGCAAGACAACCTGAGTTAATTAAATTTGCACAGTGGCTCGCCGAGCAATGCCAGCATGATTAG
- the hppD gene encoding 4-hydroxyphenylpyruvate dioxygenase yields MTINFNPLGTDGFEFVEYTAATDDGINDLKRLFDSLGFAEIAKHRSKEAWLYRQGDINFIVNAQPHSQAEEFARIHGPSVCGMAFRVEDAAKAMAHALENGGEQYVTEIGPMELSIPAIYGIGESLLYFVDRYGSGSIYDVDFKFYPDAQKRLAEQDVGLYELDHLTHNVKQGNMDVWSGFYERIGNFREIRYFDIEGKLTGLVSRAMTAPCGKIRIPINESSDDKSQIEEFIREYNGEGIQHIALTTDDIYQTVQTLRDRGMEFMPTPDTYYEKVDSRVKGHGEDVSRLQELRILVDGAPMKDGILLQIFTQTVIGPVFFEIIQRKGNEGFGEGNFKALFESIEEDQIRRGVLNEVTDNA; encoded by the coding sequence ATGACTATCAACTTCAACCCTCTTGGAACCGATGGCTTTGAATTCGTTGAATACACAGCAGCGACTGACGACGGTATTAACGATCTGAAACGCCTATTCGACTCATTAGGGTTCGCTGAGATTGCTAAGCACCGCTCAAAAGAAGCTTGGTTATATCGTCAAGGAGACATCAACTTTATCGTCAACGCGCAGCCACACAGCCAAGCAGAAGAGTTCGCGCGCATTCACGGTCCATCTGTGTGTGGTATGGCGTTTCGCGTAGAGGATGCGGCCAAAGCGATGGCACATGCGTTAGAAAATGGTGGCGAGCAGTATGTCACCGAGATAGGACCTATGGAATTAAGCATTCCCGCTATTTACGGCATTGGTGAGAGCCTACTTTACTTTGTCGACCGCTACGGAAGCGGCAGTATTTATGATGTGGATTTTAAGTTCTACCCAGATGCGCAAAAACGCCTGGCCGAGCAAGATGTGGGTCTCTACGAGCTTGATCACCTGACTCACAACGTTAAGCAGGGCAACATGGATGTCTGGTCCGGTTTTTACGAACGTATCGGTAACTTCCGAGAAATCCGCTACTTCGATATTGAAGGTAAGCTCACTGGGCTGGTTAGCCGTGCGATGACGGCACCTTGCGGCAAAATCCGCATCCCTATCAACGAATCTTCTGACGATAAATCGCAGATCGAAGAGTTCATTCGTGAGTATAACGGCGAAGGTATCCAGCACATCGCACTGACCACGGACGATATCTATCAGACGGTGCAAACACTACGCGATCGCGGCATGGAGTTTATGCCAACACCAGACACCTACTATGAAAAAGTCGATTCTCGAGTCAAAGGCCATGGTGAGGACGTAAGCCGTCTGCAAGAACTGCGGATTCTTGTCGATGGCGCACCGATGAAAGATGGCATCTTACTTCAAATCTTCACCCAAACCGTTATTGGTCCAGTGTTCTTTGAAATCATTCAACGCAAAGGCAACGAAGGCTTCGGCGAAGGTAACTTTAAAGCGCTGTTTGAATCGATTGAAGAAGATCAAATCCGTCGCGGCGTCTTAAACGAGGTAACCGATAATGCGTAA
- a CDS encoding DMT family transporter, translating into MKPMSVGVAMLLLVFGNQIAILSDALIKSVGNEVAVFQFVFFRQLSAVLILLPFFLWSRPHNVYEGIKWHAVRAHVWLFGAIFMVYAISAMPLATANAIFYAAPLMMLPLASLFFGEKLSSQTIAAAIMGFIGVIVIIRPDQIDIAALAALVVALSIAVNNLLIRKLPKQQSVVQTLLVTNLVGIPASLCLVAIEGQPWDWSAFPTAALSSMFILIYAATCVLTYRAVDSNKIASAEYSGLIGAVAVGLVWFGEMPDIYMAIGTLMIVVPIIWLTKHERKQRKLDCKSPTT; encoded by the coding sequence ATGAAACCAATGTCTGTCGGAGTAGCAATGTTGCTGCTAGTTTTTGGAAACCAAATTGCGATCCTGTCCGATGCCCTCATTAAAAGCGTTGGTAACGAGGTTGCGGTGTTTCAGTTTGTGTTTTTTAGACAGCTATCTGCGGTATTGATTTTACTACCCTTTTTCCTTTGGTCACGACCACATAACGTGTACGAGGGCATAAAATGGCACGCTGTCCGCGCTCATGTCTGGCTTTTCGGGGCGATTTTTATGGTCTACGCTATCTCAGCAATGCCGCTGGCGACCGCAAACGCTATTTTTTACGCAGCTCCACTAATGATGTTGCCTCTAGCGTCGTTATTTTTTGGCGAGAAGCTCTCTTCACAAACCATTGCCGCTGCAATAATGGGATTCATTGGTGTAATCGTGATCATTCGTCCCGACCAAATCGACATTGCCGCCTTGGCCGCTTTAGTTGTAGCGTTATCCATAGCCGTTAATAACCTTTTGATTCGCAAATTGCCTAAGCAGCAATCAGTAGTCCAAACTTTGTTGGTCACTAATTTAGTAGGGATCCCAGCTTCTTTGTGTTTAGTTGCTATAGAAGGGCAACCGTGGGACTGGAGCGCTTTCCCTACTGCCGCCTTATCTAGCATGTTTATATTGATCTACGCAGCCACGTGTGTTTTGACCTACCGTGCAGTCGATAGCAACAAAATCGCCAGCGCAGAATACAGTGGCTTGATTGGTGCGGTAGCAGTGGGTTTAGTGTGGTTTGGTGAAATGCCAGATATCTATATGGCTATAGGCACTTTGATGATTGTAGTGCCCATAATCTGGCTAACCAAACACGAACGGAAACAGCGCAAACTGGATTGTAAATCACCGACAACCTAA
- a CDS encoding fumarylacetoacetate hydrolase family protein produces MKLATINNNTRDGQLVIVSRDLSQCIAVPEIAPTLQAALDNWQKLEPLLNEVYLGLNQGILLQAMPFEQSQCESPLPRAYQWADGSAYVNHVELVRKARGAEIPESFWTDPLMYQGGSDTFLAPHAPIVMASEQWGIDFEGEVAVITDDVPMGASSEQAHSAIRLLMLVNDVSLRELIPGELAKGFGFFQSKPSSAFSPVAVTPNELGKSWHDSKVHLPLISHYNREPFGHPNAGVDMTFDFGELVAHAAKTRPLSAGCIVGSGTVSNKQGTEYGTSIEEGGVGYSCIAERRMIETIRDGQPTTSFMRFGDSIKIEMLDESGQSIFGAIEQTVEKY; encoded by the coding sequence ATGAAACTAGCAACAATTAACAATAACACCCGCGATGGCCAGTTGGTTATCGTCAGTCGCGATCTCAGCCAATGCATTGCCGTGCCTGAAATTGCCCCAACGCTACAAGCGGCTCTCGATAATTGGCAAAAACTTGAGCCTCTTCTCAACGAAGTTTACCTTGGCCTTAACCAAGGCATTTTGCTGCAAGCGATGCCGTTTGAGCAGTCGCAATGCGAGTCTCCTCTCCCACGCGCTTACCAATGGGCCGATGGCTCGGCTTATGTCAATCACGTAGAACTGGTTCGCAAAGCGCGCGGCGCAGAAATACCAGAGAGCTTTTGGACCGACCCACTGATGTATCAAGGCGGCTCAGACACCTTTTTGGCACCGCACGCACCTATTGTGATGGCAAGCGAACAGTGGGGCATCGACTTTGAGGGCGAAGTAGCGGTCATTACCGATGACGTTCCGATGGGAGCAAGTTCTGAACAAGCACACAGCGCCATTCGACTGCTGATGCTCGTTAATGACGTCTCATTGCGTGAACTCATTCCAGGAGAGCTTGCTAAAGGATTCGGGTTCTTTCAATCCAAACCTTCATCGGCCTTTTCACCTGTTGCTGTCACGCCCAATGAACTTGGCAAATCATGGCATGACAGTAAGGTTCACCTGCCGCTTATTTCGCACTACAACCGCGAACCATTCGGGCACCCGAATGCGGGTGTTGATATGACCTTCGACTTTGGTGAACTCGTTGCCCATGCTGCGAAAACCAGACCGCTGTCGGCAGGTTGCATCGTCGGCTCAGGCACAGTCTCGAACAAGCAAGGCACCGAATACGGCACATCCATTGAAGAAGGTGGCGTCGGATATTCATGCATTGCAGAGAGACGGATGATTGAAACCATTCGCGATGGTCAGCCAACTACATCGTTCATGCGCTTTGGCGATAGCATCAAAATAGAAATGCTGGACGAAAGCGGCCAATCCATATTTGGCGCGATTGAGCAAACGGTCGAGAAGTATTGA